From Saccopteryx leptura isolate mSacLep1 chromosome 3, mSacLep1_pri_phased_curated, whole genome shotgun sequence, one genomic window encodes:
- the LOC136399367 gene encoding leukocyte immunoglobulin-like receptor subfamily A member 5, with the protein MTPTLTVLLCLGLCWCPWDQVQAGILPKPSIWADPSPMVTIGSPVTIWCKGSLQADVYNLYKERVSLPWMTRILPNPSNKNSFLIKSTSSQHAGLYQCAYHSIVNMLSERTDLLLLVVTGVGTAPSLSAQPSPVVASGGHVSLSCSLQNTSGIFHLLKEGGADPPRHMESRLHAGRWQAIFPVSPVSTSHAGTYRCYVSPSSYPHVWSQPSDPLHIEVTGSQPQDYTVGNLIQMGVAGLILLVLGVLLFQARKSPRRTHHAART; encoded by the exons ATGACCCCAACCCTCACTGTCCTTCTCTGCCTTG GGCTGTGCTGGTGCCCGTGGGACCAGGTGCAGGCAG GGATCCTTCCCAAACCCTCCATCTGGGCTGACCCAAGCCCCATGGTCACCATAGGGAGCCCTGTGACCATCTGGTGTAAGGGTTCCCTGCAGGCTGATGTCTACAATCTGTATAAAGAGAGGGTATCTTTACCCTGGATGACGAGGATTCTACCAAACCCCAGCAACAAGAACAGCTTCCTCATTAAATCCACGAGCTCACAGCATGCAGGACTGTACCAGTGTGCATATCACTCCATTGTCAACATGTTGTCAGAGCGGACTGACCTCCTGCTCCTGGTGGTGACAG GAGTGGGTACTGCACCGTCCCTCTCAGCCCAGCCAAGCCCTGTGGTGGCCTCAGGAGGGCACGTGTCCCTCTCCTGTAGCTTGCAGAACACATCGGGCATTTTCCATCTgctgaaggagggaggagctgaccCTCCCCGACACATGGAATCCAGACTCCATGCTGGGAGGTGGCAGGCCATCTTCCCTGTGAGCCCTGTGAGCACCTCCCATGCTGGAACCTACAGATGCTACGTTTCTCCCAGCTCCTATCCTCATGTGTGGTCACAGCCCAGTGACCCTCTGCACATTGAAGTCACAG GCTCCCAGCCCCAAGACTACACAGTGGGGAACCTCATCCAGATGGGCGTGGCTGGATTGATCCTGCTGGTCCTCGGGGTGCTGCTGTTTCAGGCTCGAAAGAGTCCAAGAAGGACCCACCATGCAGCCAGGACATGA